Proteins co-encoded in one Acidovorax sp. 69 genomic window:
- a CDS encoding carboxyl transferase domain-containing protein — MTILDTQLNARSADFLANAAAMRTLVDDLRAQLDKVALGGGDAARAKHVARGKLLPRERVQMLLDPGTPFLELAPLAALNMYNNDAPCSGLIAGIGRVSGVDCMIVCNDATVKGGTYYPLTVKKHLRAQEVAQQNHLTCIYLVDSGGANLPNQDEVFPDRDHFGRIFFNQANMSAMGISQIAVVMGSCTAGGAYVPAMSDESIIVKNQGTIFLGGPPLVKAATGEVVTAEDLGGGDVHTRLSGVADHLAQNDMHALQLARNAVRNLNKNKAGAAADQAPIAPKFGAEELYGVIPVDTRKPFDVREIIARIVDASEFDEFKARYGTTLVTGFARIEGMMVGIIANNGILFSESALKGAHFIELCCQRKIPLVFLQNITGFMVGRKYENEGIARNGAKMVTAVATAAVPKFTIIIGGSFGAGNYGMCGRAYSPRFLWMWPNARISVMGGDQAAGVLATVKRDGIEAKGGQWSMEEEEAFKAPIRRQYEDQGHPYYATARLWDDGVIDPADTRRVLALGLAATRNAQIEDTKFGLFRM; from the coding sequence ATGACCATTCTCGACACCCAACTCAACGCCCGCTCGGCGGACTTTCTGGCCAATGCCGCTGCCATGCGCACGCTGGTGGATGACCTGCGCGCCCAGCTCGACAAGGTGGCCCTGGGCGGCGGCGACGCCGCGCGCGCCAAGCATGTGGCCCGTGGCAAGCTGCTGCCGCGCGAGCGCGTGCAGATGCTGCTCGACCCTGGCACTCCGTTCCTAGAGCTTGCACCGCTGGCCGCGCTGAACATGTACAACAACGATGCGCCCTGCTCGGGGCTCATCGCAGGCATCGGCCGCGTGAGCGGCGTCGATTGCATGATCGTGTGCAACGACGCCACGGTGAAGGGCGGCACCTACTACCCGCTCACTGTCAAGAAGCACCTGCGTGCGCAGGAAGTGGCGCAGCAAAACCACCTGACCTGCATCTACCTGGTGGACTCGGGCGGCGCCAACCTGCCCAACCAGGATGAAGTCTTTCCTGATCGCGACCACTTTGGCCGCATCTTCTTCAACCAGGCCAACATGAGCGCCATGGGCATCTCGCAGATCGCCGTGGTCATGGGCAGCTGCACGGCTGGCGGCGCCTACGTGCCCGCCATGAGCGACGAGTCCATCATCGTCAAGAACCAGGGCACCATCTTTTTGGGCGGCCCGCCACTGGTCAAAGCGGCCACGGGCGAGGTGGTGACGGCCGAAGACCTGGGCGGTGGCGATGTGCACACGCGCCTGTCGGGCGTGGCCGACCACCTGGCGCAGAACGACATGCACGCACTGCAGCTCGCACGCAATGCCGTGCGCAATTTGAATAAAAACAAGGCGGGAGCAGCTGCTGATCAAGCGCCAATAGCTCCTAAATTCGGAGCGGAAGAGTTGTACGGGGTGATCCCCGTGGACACACGCAAGCCCTTTGATGTGCGCGAGATCATTGCCCGCATCGTGGATGCGTCAGAGTTCGACGAGTTCAAGGCACGCTACGGCACCACGCTGGTCACGGGCTTTGCGCGCATCGAAGGCATGATGGTCGGCATCATCGCCAACAACGGCATCTTGTTCAGCGAGTCGGCCCTGAAAGGCGCGCACTTCATCGAGCTGTGCTGCCAGCGCAAGATCCCGCTGGTGTTTTTGCAGAACATCACCGGCTTCATGGTCGGCCGCAAGTACGAGAACGAAGGCATCGCCCGCAACGGCGCCAAGATGGTCACGGCTGTGGCCACGGCGGCGGTGCCCAAGTTCACCATCATCATCGGCGGCAGTTTTGGCGCGGGCAACTACGGCATGTGCGGCCGGGCGTACTCGCCGCGCTTCCTGTGGATGTGGCCCAACGCGCGCATCAGCGTGATGGGCGGCGACCAGGCCGCGGGCGTGCTGGCCACCGTCAAACGTGACGGCATTGAGGCCAAAGGCGGGCAGTGGAGCATGGAAGAGGAAGAAGCCTTCAAGGCCCCCATCCGCCGCCAGTACGAAGACCAGGGCCACCCCTACTACGCCACCGCGCGCCTGTGGGACGACGGCGTGATCGACCCCGCCGACACGCGCCGCGTGCTGGCGCTGGGGCTGGCGGCTACGCGCAATGCGCAGATTGAAGACACCAAGTTCGGCCTGTTCCGCATGTAG
- a CDS encoding DinB family protein yields the protein MDALAHFTLLARYNAWATARVLDAARALPEEAYRRDVGLFFKSIHGTLNHLLVGEHHLWFVRFAEGISPKVALDAELEPDRERLDVRLRAGAARWEPLIVSFAPDRWDGTLNYTTMRGTAASLPFAATLAHVFNHGTHHRGQITAALTALGQPCPELDFVYYLQNPSKP from the coding sequence ATGGACGCCCTCGCCCACTTCACCCTGCTGGCACGCTACAACGCGTGGGCCACGGCGCGCGTGCTCGATGCCGCGCGGGCGCTGCCTGAAGAGGCCTACCGGCGCGACGTGGGCCTGTTCTTCAAAAGCATCCACGGCACGCTCAACCATCTGCTGGTGGGCGAGCACCACTTGTGGTTTGTGCGGTTTGCCGAAGGCATCTCGCCCAAGGTGGCACTGGACGCCGAACTGGAGCCCGACCGCGAACGGCTGGATGTCCGCCTGCGCGCGGGGGCTGCCCGCTGGGAGCCTCTGATCGTTTCTTTTGCCCCAGACCGTTGGGACGGCACGCTCAACTACACCACCATGCGTGGCACAGCAGCCTCGCTGCCCTTTGCGGCCACGCTGGCGCATGTGTTCAACCACGGCACGCACCACCGGGGCCAGATCACCGCCGCATTGACTGCGCTGGGCCAGCCGTGCCCAGAGCTGGATTTCGTCTATTACCTGCAGAACCCGTCCAAGCCATGA
- a CDS encoding enoyl-CoA hydratase/isomerase family protein yields MSQNLSITQTGAVARITLTQPEIRNAFSDEVIAEVTAAFTDVGGRADVRAVVLAAEGPAFCAGANLNWMRRMADYTRDENISDAGKLAEMLRVIYECPKPTIARVQGDVYAGGMGLMAACDMAVAVDTAGFCLSEVKLGLIPATISPYVIRAMGARAAHRYFLTAERFGAAEALRIGFVHEVVAAEQLDAKVDELLKALTTASPNAVRVCKKLVLDVAEREINAGLIAATVQGIAEIRASDEGKEGVQSFLNKRKPAWLSA; encoded by the coding sequence ATGAGCCAGAACCTGTCCATCACCCAAACCGGCGCTGTGGCGCGCATCACGCTCACGCAGCCCGAAATTCGCAACGCTTTTAGCGACGAAGTCATTGCCGAAGTCACCGCTGCCTTCACCGATGTCGGCGGGCGTGCCGATGTGCGCGCCGTGGTGCTGGCGGCCGAAGGCCCCGCCTTTTGCGCAGGCGCCAACCTGAACTGGATGCGCCGCATGGCCGACTACACGCGCGATGAAAACATCTCCGATGCGGGCAAGCTCGCCGAGATGCTGCGCGTGATCTACGAATGCCCCAAACCAACAATAGCCCGCGTACAGGGCGATGTGTACGCAGGCGGCATGGGCCTGATGGCCGCGTGCGACATGGCGGTGGCGGTGGACACAGCGGGCTTTTGTCTCAGCGAGGTGAAGCTGGGCCTCATCCCCGCCACCATCAGTCCCTATGTGATCCGCGCCATGGGCGCACGGGCCGCGCACCGGTACTTTTTGACGGCCGAGCGCTTTGGCGCGGCGGAAGCGCTGCGCATCGGCTTTGTGCACGAGGTGGTGGCGGCTGAGCAGCTGGACGCCAAGGTCGATGAACTGCTCAAAGCCCTGACCACCGCCAGCCCCAACGCCGTGCGGGTGTGCAAGAAGCTGGTGCTGGACGTGGCCGAGCGCGAGATCAATGCGGGTTTGATTGCCGCCACGGTGCAGGGCATCGCCGAGATTCGCGCCAGCGACGAGGGCAAGGAGGGCGTGCAGTCGTTTCTGAACAAACGCAAGCCGGCCTGGTTGTCGGCGTAA
- a CDS encoding DUF4126 domain-containing protein, giving the protein MDALWLHIVQWLHTVGLHVDAGTARDVAGGMAEVTQKLDMPSLLALAAALGWASGFRLYAVVFIVGLMGAGGWLALPAGLHVLQNPLVLAVAGSLMLVEFFADKVPWIDSAWDAVHTFIRVPGGALLAAGVFGADNATMGVIAGLLGGSLAATSMATKMTTRAAVNTSPEPFSNWGLSFLEDGLVVAVVWLATQHPVAFGIVLVVMVVVSVLLLVVLFKFLRAVVRRLSSFFSGSAKVA; this is encoded by the coding sequence ATGGACGCTCTCTGGCTGCACATCGTTCAGTGGCTGCACACCGTGGGCCTGCACGTGGATGCGGGCACCGCGCGCGACGTGGCGGGCGGCATGGCCGAGGTGACCCAAAAGCTCGACATGCCCAGCCTGCTGGCCCTGGCCGCCGCCTTGGGCTGGGCCAGCGGCTTTCGGCTGTATGCCGTGGTGTTCATCGTTGGTTTGATGGGTGCTGGCGGGTGGCTGGCGTTGCCCGCCGGGCTGCACGTGCTGCAAAACCCGCTGGTACTGGCGGTGGCGGGCAGCTTGATGTTGGTGGAATTTTTTGCCGACAAGGTGCCCTGGATCGACAGCGCCTGGGACGCCGTGCACACCTTTATCCGTGTGCCCGGCGGCGCATTGCTGGCGGCGGGGGTGTTCGGCGCGGACAACGCCACCATGGGTGTGATCGCGGGCTTGCTGGGGGGCTCACTGGCTGCCACGTCGATGGCGACCAAGATGACCACGCGGGCTGCGGTCAATACGTCGCCCGAACCTTTTTCCAACTGGGGCCTGTCGTTCTTGGAGGACGGCCTGGTGGTGGCGGTGGTGTGGTTGGCGACGCAGCACCCGGTGGCTTTTGGCATCGTGCTGGTGGTGATGGTGGTGGTTTCGGTGCTGCTGCTGGTGGTGTTGTTCAAATTTCTGCGCGCCGTCGTGCGGCGCTTGTCCTCATTCTTTTCTGGTTCTGCCAAGGTGGCTTAA
- a CDS encoding acetyl/propionyl/methylcrotonyl-CoA carboxylase subunit alpha has product MFTKILIANRGEIACRVAATARRLGVKTVAVYSDADANAKHVAVCDEAVHIGGSAPKESYLRWERIIEAAQATGAQAIHPGYGFLSENEDFAKACASAGLVFIGPPPSAIKDMGLKAESKQLMEKAGVPLVPGYHGSDQDPALLKREADRIGYPVLIKASAGGGGKGMRAVDKAEDFAAALDSCKREAINSFGDDAVLVEKYVLRPRHIEIQVFGDTQGNCVYLFERDCSVQRRHQKVLEEAPAPGMTPALRQQMGEAAVAAARAVKYVGAGTVEFIVEQPGGYAKPEDMKFYFMEMNTRLQVEHPVTEAITGLDLVEWQLRVASGEPLPLRQDELRITGHAIEARICAENPDNNFLPATGALNVYALPECVTFERGAVRVDSGVRQGDAISPFYDSMVAKLIVHGDTREQALARLDEALAQTHIVGLATNVQFLRRVARTDAFKNAQLDTALIPREQAVLFHQEPVGLPLAAAAAVAQTLLKERASEGVDPFSRRDGFHTHGVVQRRFEFEFGGEHAKAWLTYERGGNLHLAVGEGSAAVAGPLVFSARADGIELQYAGQRTRAAVYAQGEVDHVFTPLGATQITAIDLLAHSGEAAAEGGRLTAPMPGKVVSFAVKAGDAVTKGQPLAVMEAMKMEHTIAAPADGVVQELLYAPGDQVTEGAELLKLVVAEKA; this is encoded by the coding sequence ATGTTTACAAAAATACTGATCGCCAATCGCGGCGAGATCGCCTGCCGCGTGGCGGCCACTGCACGCCGCCTTGGGGTGAAGACTGTTGCGGTGTATTCGGACGCCGACGCCAACGCCAAACACGTGGCCGTGTGCGACGAGGCCGTGCACATTGGCGGCAGCGCACCCAAGGAGAGCTACCTGCGCTGGGAGCGCATCATCGAGGCCGCGCAAGCCACGGGCGCGCAGGCCATTCACCCAGGCTATGGGTTCCTGAGCGAAAACGAAGACTTCGCCAAGGCATGTGCCAGCGCCGGATTGGTCTTCATCGGCCCACCACCGTCTGCCATCAAGGACATGGGGCTCAAGGCCGAGTCCAAGCAGCTCATGGAAAAGGCCGGTGTGCCGCTGGTGCCTGGCTACCATGGCAGCGACCAAGACCCCGCGCTGCTGAAGCGCGAGGCCGACCGCATTGGCTACCCCGTGCTCATCAAGGCCAGCGCCGGTGGTGGCGGCAAGGGCATGCGCGCTGTGGACAAGGCCGAGGACTTTGCGGCAGCGCTCGATTCGTGCAAGCGCGAGGCCATCAACAGCTTTGGCGATGACGCCGTGCTGGTCGAAAAATACGTGCTGCGCCCTCGCCACATCGAGATTCAGGTGTTTGGCGATACCCAGGGCAACTGCGTGTACCTGTTTGAACGCGACTGCTCGGTGCAGCGCCGCCACCAAAAGGTGCTGGAAGAAGCGCCCGCCCCGGGCATGACGCCCGCGTTGCGCCAGCAGATGGGCGAGGCTGCCGTGGCCGCCGCTCGCGCCGTGAAATACGTGGGCGCGGGCACGGTGGAATTCATCGTGGAGCAGCCCGGCGGCTATGCCAAGCCCGAGGACATGAAGTTCTACTTCATGGAGATGAACACCCGCCTGCAGGTAGAACACCCCGTGACCGAAGCCATCACCGGGCTGGACCTGGTGGAATGGCAACTGCGCGTGGCCTCGGGCGAGCCACTGCCGCTGCGCCAGGACGAACTGCGCATCACCGGCCACGCCATCGAGGCGCGCATCTGCGCCGAAAACCCTGACAACAACTTCCTGCCCGCCACCGGCGCGCTCAACGTGTATGCACTGCCCGAGTGCGTGACGTTCGAACGGGGCGCCGTCCGCGTGGATTCCGGCGTGCGCCAGGGCGATGCGATCAGCCCTTTCTACGACTCCATGGTGGCCAAGCTCATCGTGCACGGCGACACGCGCGAACAGGCGCTGGCGCGTCTGGATGAAGCTTTGGCCCAGACCCACATCGTGGGCCTCGCCACCAATGTGCAGTTTCTGCGCCGCGTGGCCCGCACCGATGCGTTCAAAAACGCCCAGCTCGACACCGCGCTGATTCCGCGCGAGCAAGCCGTGTTGTTCCATCAGGAGCCCGTAGGCCTGCCCCTGGCCGCTGCGGCCGCCGTGGCGCAGACCCTGCTGAAAGAACGTGCCAGTGAAGGCGTAGATCCTTTCAGTCGCCGCGATGGCTTCCACACGCATGGTGTGGTGCAGCGCAGGTTTGAATTTGAATTTGGCGGCGAACACGCCAAGGCCTGGCTGACCTACGAGCGTGGTGGCAATCTGCACCTGGCGGTGGGCGAGGGCAGTGCCGCCGTGGCCGGGCCGCTGGTGTTTTCGGCACGCGCCGACGGCATCGAGTTGCAGTATGCGGGCCAGCGCACGCGCGCCGCCGTGTATGCCCAGGGCGAGGTGGACCATGTGTTCACCCCGCTGGGCGCCACGCAGATCACCGCCATCGACCTGCTGGCGCACTCGGGCGAGGCTGCGGCCGAAGGCGGGCGCCTGACGGCCCCCATGCCCGGCAAGGTGGTGTCGTTTGCCGTGAAGGCGGGCGACGCCGTGACCAAAGGCCAGCCCCTGGCGGTGATGGAGGCCATGAAGATGGAGCACACCATTGCAGCCCCGGCGGATGGCGTGGTGCAGGAGCTGCTGTACGCGCCCGGCGACCAGGTCACTGAAGGGGCTGAACTGCTCAAGTTGGTGGTGGCCGAGAAAGCGTAA
- a CDS encoding glyoxylate/hydroxypyruvate reductase A, with protein sequence MKITFCCTDTKAEPWLQGLAAALPSADISVWQPGAPQADYAVVWAPPQQFMDEQPGLKALFNIGAGVDALLKLRLPPSALVVRLDDAGMAVQMAEYVCHAVIRHFREFDGYETDMAAGRWGYRKPRLRSDYPIGVMGLGVLGERVAKALAQFDFPVNGWSRSPKAIEGVRAFTGAEQFNDFLAASRVLVNLLPLTPDTANVINQDTLGRLLPGCYVINVARGAHLVDEDLIAAIDSGQVAGATLDVFRTEPLPAGHAFWNHPRITITPHTSARTLREESIAQIARKMVALERGEAVAGIVNPARGY encoded by the coding sequence ATGAAAATCACCTTTTGTTGTACCGATACCAAGGCCGAGCCTTGGCTCCAGGGCCTGGCTGCCGCATTGCCTAGCGCTGACATTTCCGTGTGGCAGCCCGGCGCCCCGCAGGCCGACTACGCCGTGGTTTGGGCGCCGCCCCAGCAGTTCATGGACGAGCAGCCGGGCCTCAAGGCGCTGTTCAACATTGGCGCGGGCGTGGATGCCCTGCTCAAGCTGCGCTTGCCACCCAGCGCACTGGTGGTGCGGCTGGACGATGCGGGCATGGCCGTTCAGATGGCCGAGTACGTGTGCCACGCGGTCATCCGCCACTTCCGTGAGTTCGATGGCTACGAGACCGACATGGCGGCCGGGCGCTGGGGCTACCGCAAGCCGCGCCTGCGCAGCGACTACCCCATCGGCGTGATGGGTCTGGGCGTACTGGGCGAGCGGGTTGCCAAGGCGCTGGCGCAGTTTGACTTCCCGGTCAACGGCTGGAGCCGCAGCCCCAAGGCGATTGAGGGCGTGCGCGCCTTTACGGGGGCGGAGCAGTTCAATGACTTTCTGGCCGCGAGCCGCGTGCTGGTCAACCTGCTGCCCCTCACGCCCGACACGGCCAACGTGATCAACCAAGACACACTGGGCCGCCTGTTGCCCGGCTGTTATGTGATCAACGTGGCGCGCGGCGCGCATCTGGTGGACGAAGACCTGATTGCCGCCATTGACAGCGGCCAAGTGGCAGGCGCCACACTCGACGTGTTCCGCACCGAGCCGCTGCCCGCAGGCCACGCCTTCTGGAACCACCCACGCATCACCATCACCCCCCACACCTCCGCGCGCACCCTGCGTGAGGAGAGCATTGCCCAGATCGCGCGCAAGATGGTGGCGCTGGAGCGCGGCGAGGCCGTGGCAGGCATTGTGAACCCGGCGCGCGGCTACTGA
- a CDS encoding DUF3592 domain-containing protein, whose product MSTSTFRRFFGLLGWFLLVPSTLTALGAAWILASGMNMLGDTHNVKGRVVGHEEIMTGPPHRRGLAKKSIVEFVASDGRTFSFTGSVARQQQAIHKLGETVAVRYSAKSPSQAEISSSTTVKIVVGAVMLLSSAIGMVFGGLLLRLRPRATA is encoded by the coding sequence ATGAGCACGTCCACGTTTCGCCGCTTCTTTGGTCTTTTGGGTTGGTTCCTGCTGGTGCCCAGCACCCTGACGGCACTGGGTGCGGCGTGGATATTGGCCTCGGGCATGAACATGCTGGGCGACACGCACAACGTCAAAGGCCGGGTGGTGGGGCATGAAGAAATCATGACTGGCCCACCCCACCGCCGAGGGCTCGCCAAGAAAAGCATTGTGGAATTTGTGGCGAGTGATGGGCGAACCTTCAGCTTCACAGGCTCGGTGGCGCGGCAGCAGCAGGCCATCCACAAGCTGGGCGAAACCGTCGCGGTGCGTTACTCCGCCAAAAGCCCGTCGCAGGCCGAAATCAGCAGCTCCACCACCGTCAAGATCGTTGTGGGCGCGGTGATGCTGCTGTCCAGCGCTATCGGCATGGTGTTTGGCGGGCTGTTGCTGCGCCTGCGTCCCAGGGCAACGGCATAG
- a CDS encoding tripartite tricarboxylate transporter substrate binding protein produces MHHRHLPPSTPNATRRAVLHAAFAVPLSLGIAGHAVAQTAATAFPSKTIRFVVPYPPGGPTDLMARMLQPELQSRLGVAVVVDNKGGAGGNSGSAEVAKQAPADGHTLLLAASGPMAVNPSLYASMPFNPQSDLAPVIQLSAFPLVLEVHPSLGVKTLAEFLALAKAGKPVLSYASAGNGTPQHLAGELFNTTAGVKMGHIPYRGAGPALNDLIGGQVNVMFDIVGSSLPHIQAGKLIPLAVTSSERAKVLPNVPTMAEAGIAGYQITGWHGIAVRAGTPQATIDKLNATVNAIFKEPAFRAKWEAIGTPVVGGTAADFGALIKSDAQRLGKLVRDAGVTVD; encoded by the coding sequence ATGCACCACCGCCACCTTCCCCCATCCACGCCCAATGCCACCCGGCGCGCCGTGCTGCACGCAGCCTTCGCCGTGCCGCTGAGCCTGGGCATCGCTGGTCATGCGGTCGCGCAAACAGCTGCCACCGCCTTCCCCAGCAAGACCATCCGTTTTGTGGTGCCCTACCCGCCTGGTGGCCCCACCGACCTGATGGCCCGCATGCTGCAGCCCGAGCTGCAAAGCCGCCTGGGCGTGGCGGTGGTGGTGGACAACAAGGGCGGCGCCGGTGGCAACTCAGGCAGCGCCGAGGTAGCCAAGCAGGCACCGGCCGACGGCCACACCCTGCTGCTGGCCGCCAGCGGCCCGATGGCGGTCAACCCGTCGCTGTACGCCAGCATGCCGTTCAACCCGCAGTCCGATCTGGCGCCAGTGATCCAACTGTCGGCGTTCCCGCTGGTGCTTGAAGTGCACCCCTCGCTGGGCGTCAAGACCCTGGCCGAGTTTCTGGCCCTGGCCAAGGCCGGCAAGCCGGTGCTGAGCTACGCGTCAGCGGGCAACGGCACGCCCCAACACCTGGCGGGTGAGCTGTTCAACACCACGGCGGGCGTGAAAATGGGGCATATCCCGTACCGGGGCGCAGGCCCCGCGCTCAATGACCTGATCGGCGGACAGGTGAACGTGATGTTCGACATCGTCGGCAGCTCCTTGCCGCACATCCAGGCGGGCAAGCTGATCCCGCTGGCCGTCACATCGAGCGAGCGCGCCAAGGTGCTGCCCAACGTGCCCACCATGGCGGAGGCCGGCATTGCGGGCTATCAGATCACGGGCTGGCATGGCATTGCGGTACGCGCTGGCACTCCCCAGGCCACCATCGACAAGCTCAACGCCACCGTCAACGCGATCTTCAAGGAACCCGCCTTCCGCGCCAAATGGGAAGCCATTGGCACGCCCGTGGTGGGGGGCACGGCAGCAGACTTTGGGGCACTGATCAAGTCCGACGCGCAGCGCCTGGGCAAGCTGGTGCGCGATGCGGGCGTGACAGTGGATTAA
- a CDS encoding 3-keto-5-aminohexanoate cleavage protein, with the protein MSALPNTPSQWADPLIVTVAPNGAYKQPADHAAVPITPATLATTAKACVDAGAAMLHMHIRDAQGRHSLDVEGYREAQRVVRQAVGDAMVIQITSEAAGVYQAPAQIAMVEALQPEAVSIGLREVDKPEIGEAGLQRFFAGLAQRHTMVQVILYDVPDLRRWQALRASGVVPDAPWFLLFVLGRYSAGQTSSPRDLLPFLVAHEGPEPWAVCAFGATENTCITAATLFGGHARVGFENNLLCKDGSVAPDNTALVRQAVEAAAALGRPLATAADIRQRFGAG; encoded by the coding sequence ATGAGTGCATTGCCCAACACCCCCAGCCAATGGGCCGACCCACTGATCGTGACCGTGGCGCCCAACGGCGCCTACAAACAGCCGGCCGACCACGCAGCCGTGCCCATCACGCCCGCCACGCTGGCCACCACGGCCAAGGCCTGCGTCGATGCAGGCGCCGCCATGCTGCACATGCACATCCGTGACGCCCAAGGCCGCCACAGCCTGGATGTGGAAGGCTACCGTGAGGCCCAGCGCGTGGTGCGCCAGGCTGTGGGCGATGCCATGGTGATCCAGATCACCAGCGAGGCCGCAGGCGTCTACCAGGCCCCGGCGCAGATCGCCATGGTCGAGGCCCTGCAACCCGAGGCCGTGTCCATCGGACTGCGTGAGGTGGACAAGCCCGAGATTGGCGAAGCCGGATTGCAGCGCTTTTTTGCAGGCCTGGCGCAGCGCCACACCATGGTGCAGGTCATCCTGTACGACGTGCCTGACCTGCGCCGCTGGCAGGCGCTGCGCGCCAGTGGTGTGGTGCCAGACGCGCCTTGGTTCCTGCTGTTTGTGCTGGGCCGCTACAGCGCAGGGCAAACCTCCAGCCCGCGCGACCTGCTGCCGTTTCTGGTCGCCCACGAAGGCCCCGAGCCCTGGGCTGTGTGCGCCTTCGGTGCCACAGAAAACACCTGCATCACTGCGGCCACGCTGTTTGGCGGCCATGCGCGGGTCGGCTTTGAAAACAACCTGCTGTGCAAAGACGGCAGCGTAGCCCCCGACAACACCGCGCTGGTGCGCCAGGCCGTCGAAGCGGCCGCCGCGCTGGGCCGCCCCCTGGCCACCGCCGCCGACATCCGGCAACGCTTTGGCGCGGGCTGA
- a CDS encoding 3-hydroxyacyl-CoA dehydrogenase family protein, producing MDNSLPRNARTVVVGGGTMGADVAVVLARGGAQVTVVDPHATRRELLLPHIAQELAAAGQATHAGPVQVCASLQDVDWSGVVLVVECITEQLAPKQQLFAELESMAPAHTVLASNSSGFPISAIAQGLATAQRMLGLHFFMPAHLVPLVEVVQGERSDPALGQWLYAFMRGCGSVPVLVKKDKPGFLANRMQHALSREAFALIDEGIASPEDVDAAVRFGFGFRFLAAGPVLQRDHAGIEVHTAAAATMYPTLSNTDIPAQALRDKVAQGTLGMKTGKGFFDWPEDRKQAERARYDTLLRQGLALLASELPTIEPPTDTNPTTGARA from the coding sequence ATGGACAACAGTTTGCCGCGCAATGCCCGCACGGTGGTCGTGGGCGGGGGCACCATGGGCGCCGATGTGGCGGTGGTGCTGGCCCGCGGCGGCGCGCAGGTGACGGTGGTGGACCCCCACGCCACGCGGCGCGAGCTGCTGCTGCCCCACATCGCCCAAGAGCTGGCCGCCGCAGGCCAGGCCACCCACGCCGGCCCGGTGCAGGTGTGCGCCAGCCTGCAGGATGTGGACTGGAGCGGTGTGGTGCTGGTGGTGGAATGCATCACCGAGCAACTGGCCCCCAAGCAGCAACTGTTTGCGGAGCTGGAGTCCATGGCGCCCGCACACACCGTGCTGGCCAGCAACAGCTCGGGCTTTCCCATCAGCGCCATCGCCCAGGGCCTGGCCACGGCGCAGCGCATGCTGGGCCTGCACTTCTTCATGCCTGCGCACCTGGTGCCATTGGTAGAAGTGGTGCAGGGCGAACGCAGCGACCCGGCGCTGGGCCAGTGGCTGTACGCCTTCATGCGCGGCTGTGGCAGCGTGCCGGTGCTGGTCAAGAAAGACAAGCCGGGCTTTCTGGCCAACCGAATGCAGCACGCGCTGTCGCGCGAAGCGTTTGCGCTCATCGACGAAGGCATTGCCTCGCCGGAAGACGTGGACGCCGCCGTGCGCTTTGGGTTTGGCTTCCGCTTCCTCGCGGCAGGCCCGGTGCTGCAGCGCGACCACGCAGGCATCGAGGTGCACACCGCAGCCGCCGCCACCATGTACCCCACGCTCTCGAACACCGACATACCCGCCCAGGCCCTGCGCGACAAGGTGGCCCAGGGCACCCTGGGCATGAAGACCGGCAAGGGATTTTTTGATTGGCCCGAAGACCGCAAGCAGGCCGAGCGCGCGCGCTACGACACGCTGCTGCGCCAGGGCCTCGCGCTGCTGGCCAGCGAGCTGCCCACCATCGAGCCCCCCACCGACACCAACCCGACCACCGGAGCCCGCGCATGA